A region from the Sulfurospirillum oryzae genome encodes:
- a CDS encoding cation:dicarboxylate symporter family transporter has translation MKSGHKKKTVKKDWKHYTVKSLAFWVICAIIAGVAFGMVDPTNAIKSKPGIDWFIQALKWLVGPIIFLTIISGIVGLESLKEVGSIGIKAFIYFEVVSTFALAIGVLFGNILNPGHGMNLSIESLDASSIESFTQTPQEVGSAWNILKGAIPHDPISPFIQGNTLQVLTMALVLAILISAFGGKYKPTILKPLEKAQNFFFKILTLIMWLSPIASFSAMAFLIGKFGVSSLIGMANLLGVMLVSVLVFTFGVLGIILWFYKINVFKFMRFISKEVLIVFATSSSEAALAPLMRRLESAGVSRGTTGLVIPTGYSFNLGCTNIYLALSIIFLSQAFNVPLSLSEQMSIILILMVTSKGAVGVTGSGIIILAGTLSAMGGAIPVATVAVLLGVDKFMSEMRAVGNLCGNAVATVFVGVWDKQIDMKKFKHALNYPESVEDAIPG, from the coding sequence TTGAAAAGTGGGCACAAGAAAAAGACAGTCAAAAAAGATTGGAAGCATTACACTGTCAAAAGTTTAGCATTTTGGGTTATTTGTGCAATTATTGCAGGTGTAGCATTTGGTATGGTTGATCCAACCAATGCCATCAAATCAAAACCAGGTATTGATTGGTTTATTCAAGCATTGAAATGGCTTGTTGGACCGATTATCTTCTTAACGATTATTTCGGGTATCGTTGGACTTGAAAGCCTCAAAGAGGTTGGTTCTATTGGTATAAAGGCATTTATCTACTTTGAAGTTGTAAGTACCTTTGCCCTTGCTATTGGTGTTTTGTTTGGCAATATTTTAAACCCAGGTCATGGAATGAATCTCTCCATTGAATCCTTGGATGCTTCTAGTATAGAGAGCTTTACGCAAACACCTCAAGAGGTAGGTTCAGCATGGAATATTCTTAAAGGCGCTATTCCACACGATCCAATTTCACCGTTTATTCAAGGGAATACGCTTCAAGTTTTAACAATGGCTCTTGTACTGGCGATTTTAATTTCTGCATTTGGTGGAAAATATAAACCAACGATCTTAAAGCCATTGGAGAAAGCTCAAAACTTTTTCTTTAAAATTTTAACCTTGATTATGTGGTTGAGTCCTATTGCGAGCTTTAGTGCTATGGCATTTTTAATTGGTAAGTTTGGTGTCTCTTCCCTCATCGGTATGGCGAATTTACTAGGTGTGATGCTTGTTTCTGTTCTTGTTTTCACATTTGGTGTACTCGGTATTATTTTATGGTTCTACAAAATCAACGTTTTCAAGTTCATGCGTTTTATTTCTAAAGAGGTGTTGATTGTGTTCGCAACCTCTTCAAGTGAAGCAGCGCTGGCGCCACTTATGCGTCGTCTTGAGTCTGCTGGTGTGAGCAGAGGAACAACAGGTTTGGTTATTCCAACAGGTTACTCTTTTAATCTGGGTTGTACCAATATCTATTTGGCACTTTCCATCATCTTCCTTTCTCAAGCGTTCAATGTTCCATTAAGCCTTAGTGAGCAGATGAGCATTATTCTTATTTTGATGGTGACATCAAAAGGTGCTGTGGGTGTTACGGGTTCTGGAATTATCATTCTTGCGGGAACATTGTCCGCTATGGGTGGAGCCATTCCTGTTGCAACAGTGGCAGTTCTTTTAGGTGTTGATAAGTTTATGAGTGAGATGAGAGCCGTTGGTAACCTTTGCGGAAATGCGGTGGCTACTGTTTTTGTCGGCGTTTGGGACAAACAGATTGATATGAAAAAATTCAAACACGCGTTAAATTATCCAGAGAGTGTTGAAGATGCAATACCTGGTTAA
- a CDS encoding M48 family metallopeptidase — MSSFIEYQGETLCYSIITNRRLKNIYIQIHPTKGVIVKAPSSSKEYIHALVEQKAAWIFTKVKAAKERTTLPSLFEDEGKVLYLGEPILLHVNQTPEEFYRAKTIPLVTRLVEEWSFLMGVKPTKISFRKAKKRWGSCSHTNELSFNLSLAQLPLECIIYIVIHELSHIEHKHHQKAFWHCVNEFMPEYKTCEKILKNYSPTLS; from the coding sequence ATGTCATCTTTCATAGAGTATCAAGGCGAAACGCTTTGCTACTCTATCATTACCAATCGCCGTCTTAAAAATATCTACATTCAAATTCACCCAACAAAAGGTGTCATCGTCAAAGCACCCTCCTCTTCTAAGGAGTACATTCACGCTTTGGTTGAGCAAAAAGCAGCTTGGATTTTTACGAAAGTAAAAGCTGCAAAAGAGCGCACAACGCTGCCTTCGCTCTTTGAAGACGAGGGGAAAGTACTCTATTTGGGTGAGCCAATACTTTTACATGTAAACCAAACACCTGAAGAATTTTATAGAGCAAAGACAATCCCTTTAGTAACACGATTGGTTGAAGAGTGGAGTTTTTTGATGGGTGTTAAACCCACGAAAATTAGCTTTCGTAAAGCCAAAAAGCGTTGGGGAAGTTGTAGCCATACCAATGAACTCAGTTTCAACCTCAGCCTTGCACAACTGCCTTTAGAGTGTATCATCTACATCGTTATCCATGAGCTTTCGCACATTGAGCATAAACATCATCAAAAAGCATTTTGGCATTGTGTCAATGAATTTATGCCTGAGTATAAAACATGTGAGAAAATTCTTAAAAACTATTCGCCAACACTTTCTTGA
- a CDS encoding HDOD domain-containing protein → MLEEIAERIKALPPLPKSFHQMTQLCQDPNASVNDLARVIEEDPMMVANLLKVANSPLYGFRREIKSVAQAVGLFGMSTTRSLVTDMSIKKLLQVDMAPYGVSPEEFAAISSLQSALMLQWYSKVDASKVDMLFLAALLQETGKILIADEVVKNNETYQFSSEIANSSNIADVERMFVRMSSSEVTALIFKHWKFEDKMVQAIEYSDAVGTIPEIIRPYALALKIVKTAIPLNAPLSERSVNLALNLIEKEKLDKSSFIEVINKLKEYY, encoded by the coding sequence ATGCTAGAAGAAATAGCTGAGCGCATCAAAGCACTTCCTCCCCTTCCTAAAAGTTTTCATCAAATGACGCAACTTTGTCAAGACCCCAATGCAAGTGTCAATGACCTTGCTCGTGTGATTGAAGAAGACCCTATGATGGTTGCTAACCTTTTAAAAGTTGCCAATTCTCCATTGTATGGATTTAGACGCGAGATAAAAAGTGTCGCACAAGCTGTAGGTCTTTTTGGTATGTCAACAACGCGTTCTTTGGTAACCGATATGTCGATTAAAAAATTACTGCAAGTTGATATGGCGCCTTATGGGGTGAGCCCTGAAGAGTTTGCCGCAATATCAAGCCTTCAAAGTGCGCTTATGTTGCAATGGTACAGTAAAGTTGATGCTAGCAAAGTTGACATGCTTTTCTTAGCCGCACTTTTACAAGAGACCGGTAAAATCTTGATTGCCGATGAGGTCGTGAAAAATAACGAAACCTATCAATTTTCTTCTGAGATCGCCAATAGTAGTAACATTGCTGACGTTGAACGAATGTTTGTACGTATGAGTAGCAGTGAAGTGACAGCACTTATTTTTAAACATTGGAAATTTGAAGATAAAATGGTACAAGCGATTGAATATTCAGATGCTGTTGGTACTATTCCAGAAATAATTCGTCCTTACGCATTAGCGCTTAAAATAGTCAAAACAGCCATTCCTCTCAATGCTCCATTAAGTGAGCGTAGCGTCAATCTTGCTCTCAATCTTATAGAGAAAGAAAAACTGGATAAGAGCTCTTTTATCGAAGTTATTAACAAACTCAAAGAATACTACTAA
- a CDS encoding outer membrane protein produces the protein MKKSLIVASLLCVSLTSAIAAEANNSWFVGGEFGGMNMKYKTAGSYNGDAWDYSDSINSTYEAIKIGKYFDYGRIYGAVMRQNQKDYFSSWSLGLGYDYLFKNSSSFSPFIGVNALYTKGKDHYSSAIDNDLDSPKGFSYGAEAGVIYAVTSHVDLEIGARYMDSSNVDDSAVNGANHGTFDGKTTLQYYFGVNYKF, from the coding sequence ATGAAAAAAAGTTTGATCGTAGCATCATTGCTGTGTGTAAGTTTAACGAGTGCCATTGCTGCAGAAGCTAACAATAGCTGGTTTGTAGGTGGTGAGTTTGGTGGAATGAATATGAAATACAAAACAGCTGGCAGCTACAATGGTGATGCGTGGGATTATTCTGATAGCATTAATTCAACCTATGAAGCAATTAAAATAGGTAAGTATTTTGATTATGGAAGAATTTATGGTGCCGTAATGCGTCAAAATCAAAAAGACTATTTTTCTTCATGGAGCCTTGGACTTGGTTATGACTACCTCTTTAAGAACAGCTCTTCATTCAGCCCTTTTATTGGTGTTAATGCCCTCTATACTAAAGGTAAAGATCATTACAGTAGTGCAATTGATAACGATTTGGATAGCCCAAAAGGATTTAGTTATGGTGCCGAAGCGGGTGTGATTTATGCGGTTACAAGCCATGTTGATCTTGAAATTGGAGCACGCTATATGGATAGTAGCAATGTTGACGACTCAGCAGTCAATGGAGCTAATCATGGTACATTTGATGGTAAAACAACACTTCAATATTATTTTGGTGTAAACTATAAATTCTAA
- a CDS encoding cation:dicarboxylate symporter family transporter, whose protein sequence is MSYTIKSLAFWVIVGIIAGIALGMVDPKLAIQAKPGIDWFIQILKWLVGPIIFLTIISGIVGLESLKEVGSIGLKAFIYFEIVSTFALAIGVLFGNLLGAGKGMNLSVESLDAKSVAKFTTNTGDVGSIWSILKGAIPSDPISPFINGQTLQVLTMALVLAILISAFGGKHKAAILKPLEIAQNFFFKILTILMWLSPIASFSAMAFLIGKFGVASLINMASLLGVMLISVLAFVFGVLGIIMALFKINIFKFMRFIYKEVLIVFATSSSESALAPLMRRLEAAGVSRGTTGLVIPTGYSFNLDCTNIYLSLSIIFLSQAFNIPLTLGEELSIILILMITSKGAVGVTGSGFIVLAGTLSAMGGAIPVATVSVLLGVDKFMSEMRAVGNLCGNAVAAVVVGAWDKQIDMEKFKYALDHPETVADAIPG, encoded by the coding sequence ATGAGCTATACGATTAAAAGTTTAGCTTTTTGGGTTATTGTAGGCATTATTGCAGGTATTGCATTGGGTATGGTTGATCCCAAGTTAGCAATACAAGCAAAACCAGGCATTGATTGGTTTATTCAAATATTGAAATGGCTTGTAGGACCGATTATCTTCTTAACGATTATCTCAGGTATCGTTGGACTTGAGAGCTTGAAAGAAGTTGGCTCTATCGGACTTAAAGCATTTATCTACTTTGAGATTGTCAGTACATTTGCTTTGGCAATTGGTGTACTTTTTGGTAATCTTTTGGGTGCTGGAAAGGGTATGAACCTCTCTGTTGAGTCATTGGATGCTAAAAGTGTTGCTAAATTTACAACCAATACAGGTGATGTTGGCTCTATCTGGTCTATTTTAAAAGGTGCCATTCCTAGTGATCCAATTTCACCATTTATCAATGGTCAAACACTTCAAGTATTAACAATGGCATTGGTTTTAGCGATTTTAATTTCTGCATTTGGTGGAAAACATAAAGCGGCTATTCTTAAACCACTTGAAATTGCACAAAACTTTTTCTTTAAAATCTTAACGATCTTAATGTGGTTAAGCCCAATTGCATCCTTTAGTGCTATGGCGTTTTTGATTGGAAAATTTGGTGTTGCTTCATTGATCAACATGGCAAGCTTACTTGGCGTTATGCTTATCTCTGTTCTTGCATTTGTCTTTGGTGTCCTTGGTATCATCATGGCACTCTTTAAGATCAATATCTTCAAATTTATGCGTTTTATCTACAAAGAGGTTTTAATTGTATTTGCAACTTCTTCAAGCGAATCAGCATTGGCTCCATTGATGCGTCGTCTAGAAGCAGCAGGTGTCAGCAGAGGTACAACAGGTCTTGTTATTCCAACGGGGTATTCATTTAACCTTGATTGTACGAACATCTATCTTTCACTTTCCATCATCTTCCTTTCTCAAGCGTTCAATATTCCATTGACACTTGGCGAAGAGTTAAGCATCATTCTTATTTTGATGATTACGTCAAAAGGTGCGGTTGGTGTTACAGGTTCAGGCTTTATCGTTCTTGCAGGAACATTGTCTGCAATGGGTGGCGCAATCCCTGTTGCTACTGTTTCTGTCCTTCTTGGTGTCGATAAATTTATGAGCGAGATGAGAGCAGTTGGTAACCTTTGTGGTAACGCGGTTGCAGCTGTTGTTGTTGGTGCATGGGACAAGCAAATCGATATGGAAAAATTCAAATACGCACTTGATCATCCAGAAACTGTTGCGGATGCAATTCCAGGTTAA
- the polA gene encoding DNA polymerase I, producing the protein MKTLTIIDTFGFFFRNYYALPQLRNSQGFPTGLLTGFANFIYAIKNEHDTDYLMFALDSKGKNFRHTIDPNYKANRPEAPEDLKRQLPVAVSWIEKMGFKFYSEEGFEADDVIASAVAFAKSHDIKVRIVTHDKDLYQLIDDGRVVIYDPMKKIEIDTEKCFEKFGVYPNKINEYLSLVGDVADNIPGVKGIGPKGAKKLLDDFGSVENVYANLERVSNPRVQSMLEEGREKAFLSKQLVRLDDSLIIADKFESFHFPCNNPLINIVDELEKYELRHILSRVKNESLHVKPKETPSNRFKAILLDDTKMLFNIIEGIEEDAIVAFDTETNALDAYNAKIVGFSFAINAEEAYYVPIAHHYLGVGDQISLTDAKHALEELFKHKIVGQNLKFDLAVIENNFGLKDVNIYADTMLLAWLLNPETSVGLDTLALRFFNHAMVKFKDVVQKGENFSNVPLEKACEYASEDAWMTLRLYHKLHEMLDPHLLDLAKEVEFPFIKTLMKMEKEGIQIDGAYFEKLLKRTDLAIEALKAEIFTLCDATFNLNSTQQLGNVLFEQLGLPTVKKTKTGYSTDENVLNELLDKHPSIAKILEYRELYKLRSTYIEPLLKLSKESPLGRVHTSFMQTGTSTGRLSSKDPNLQNIPVKTELGREVRGGFVAKEGYKLIGIDYSQIELRLLAHFSGDEAMVHAFQAGKDIHKETALKLFGEEEAAAKRGVAKSINFGLLYGMGPKRLSETIGITTKEAKSYIESYFATFPTIKNYLTSVAESAKKEGYVQTLLGRKRFFDFEHANAMQYAGYLREAVNTVFQGSAADLIKLAMNKIMTTLVDDEAKLLLQIHDELIFEVKEERAESFAIQAQKVMEEIYTLKVPLKVSIAIGNNWGELK; encoded by the coding sequence GTGAAAACACTTACTATCATTGATACTTTTGGCTTTTTTTTTAGAAATTACTATGCACTTCCGCAACTTCGCAATTCCCAAGGGTTTCCCACAGGGCTTTTGACAGGATTTGCCAATTTTATCTATGCGATTAAAAATGAACATGACACAGACTATTTGATGTTTGCACTGGATAGTAAAGGTAAAAACTTTCGCCATACGATTGATCCAAATTATAAAGCCAACCGTCCTGAAGCTCCCGAAGATCTTAAACGCCAATTACCTGTGGCCGTTTCATGGATTGAGAAAATGGGCTTTAAATTTTACAGCGAAGAGGGGTTTGAAGCGGATGATGTCATCGCATCTGCGGTTGCTTTTGCTAAAAGCCATGATATAAAAGTACGCATTGTGACGCACGATAAAGATCTTTACCAGCTCATTGATGATGGTAGAGTGGTCATTTATGATCCGATGAAAAAAATAGAGATAGATACCGAAAAGTGTTTTGAAAAATTTGGCGTATATCCCAATAAAATTAATGAGTATCTTTCCTTGGTTGGAGATGTTGCCGATAATATCCCAGGTGTTAAAGGCATTGGTCCAAAGGGTGCTAAAAAGCTTTTGGATGATTTTGGCAGTGTTGAAAATGTCTATGCAAACTTAGAGCGTGTCTCAAACCCACGTGTGCAAAGCATGCTAGAAGAAGGCAGAGAAAAAGCTTTTTTGAGCAAGCAGTTGGTGCGTTTGGACGATTCACTGATCATCGCCGATAAATTTGAGTCATTTCATTTTCCTTGCAACAATCCTCTTATCAACATCGTCGATGAATTGGAGAAGTACGAGCTACGCCATATACTCTCTCGTGTGAAAAATGAGTCTTTACATGTAAAGCCAAAAGAGACGCCAAGCAATAGGTTTAAAGCGATATTGCTCGATGATACCAAGATGCTTTTTAACATCATTGAAGGCATTGAAGAGGACGCCATTGTTGCGTTTGATACCGAAACTAACGCTTTGGATGCGTATAATGCCAAGATCGTAGGTTTCTCCTTTGCCATAAACGCAGAGGAAGCGTACTATGTACCTATAGCGCATCACTATTTGGGCGTTGGTGATCAGATCAGTCTTACGGATGCAAAGCACGCGTTGGAAGAGCTTTTTAAACATAAAATTGTGGGGCAAAACCTCAAATTTGACCTTGCTGTGATTGAAAACAATTTTGGTCTAAAAGATGTCAACATTTATGCCGATACAATGCTTCTTGCATGGCTTCTCAATCCTGAAACGAGCGTGGGGCTTGATACCCTTGCTTTACGCTTTTTTAATCACGCAATGGTCAAGTTTAAAGACGTGGTGCAAAAAGGCGAAAACTTTAGTAATGTGCCATTGGAAAAAGCGTGTGAATATGCGAGCGAAGATGCATGGATGACGCTCAGACTCTACCATAAACTGCATGAGATGTTAGACCCTCACTTGCTCGATCTTGCCAAAGAGGTGGAGTTTCCTTTCATTAAGACACTCATGAAGATGGAAAAAGAGGGCATACAAATTGATGGTGCTTATTTTGAAAAGCTTTTAAAACGCACCGATCTAGCTATTGAAGCGCTGAAAGCAGAGATATTTACGCTGTGTGATGCAACCTTTAATCTAAACTCAACGCAACAACTAGGCAATGTGCTTTTTGAACAATTAGGTCTTCCTACGGTTAAAAAAACGAAAACAGGGTACAGCACGGATGAAAATGTCCTCAATGAGCTTTTAGATAAGCACCCAAGCATCGCCAAAATTTTGGAGTACAGAGAGCTGTATAAGCTTCGTTCAACCTACATTGAGCCATTGCTTAAACTCTCAAAAGAGTCTCCATTGGGACGCGTTCATACGTCGTTTATGCAAACGGGAACTTCCACAGGAAGGCTCAGTTCCAAAGACCCAAATCTTCAAAATATCCCTGTAAAAACAGAGTTGGGACGCGAAGTACGCGGTGGTTTTGTGGCAAAAGAGGGCTATAAACTCATCGGCATCGACTACTCACAAATCGAGCTCAGGCTTTTGGCGCATTTTAGTGGTGATGAAGCAATGGTGCATGCATTTCAAGCTGGCAAAGATATCCATAAAGAAACAGCGCTGAAGCTTTTTGGTGAAGAGGAAGCGGCAGCCAAACGCGGTGTGGCTAAAAGCATTAACTTTGGTCTTCTTTATGGTATGGGACCCAAACGTTTGTCAGAAACAATTGGGATCACAACCAAAGAGGCAAAGAGTTATATTGAGAGCTATTTTGCGACGTTTCCTACCATTAAAAACTACCTCACATCAGTAGCGGAGAGTGCTAAAAAAGAGGGTTATGTTCAGACGTTGCTGGGGCGAAAGCGCTTTTTTGACTTTGAACATGCCAATGCTATGCAATACGCTGGCTACCTTCGTGAAGCGGTCAATACCGTTTTTCAAGGCAGTGCCGCCGATCTTATCAAACTTGCGATGAATAAAATTATGACGACGCTTGTGGATGATGAAGCAAAATTGTTGCTTCAAATTCACGATGAGCTTATTTTTGAAGTGAAAGAGGAGAGGGCAGAAAGCTTTGCGATACAGGCACAAAAAGTGATGGAAGAGATATACACACTCAAAGTACCTTTAAAAGTTTCCATTGCCATAGGCAATAATTGGGGCGAATTAAAATGA
- a CDS encoding manganese efflux pump MntP, which produces MIEVLLLAFALSMDAFAVSIGLGAKQNSEYRSLALKAGLFFGVFQAIMPLIGYLGGKGVLGFVSSYASYIAFGLLLLIGAKMIYEGVNEGVEEEIAKITNKIMLTLAIATSIDAMAAGFSLMLLPLNPLLACGIIGLTTFIISFIGVYVGKLTGTWLESKAEIFGGVVLVAIGFRILFF; this is translated from the coding sequence ATGATAGAAGTATTGCTATTGGCATTTGCGTTGAGCATGGATGCTTTTGCGGTTTCCATTGGTCTTGGCGCTAAGCAGAACAGTGAGTATAGATCGCTTGCGCTTAAAGCAGGGCTTTTCTTTGGCGTGTTTCAAGCCATAATGCCACTTATTGGTTATTTGGGTGGAAAAGGCGTGCTTGGATTTGTGAGCAGTTATGCATCGTATATTGCTTTTGGACTTCTGCTTCTTATTGGGGCGAAGATGATTTATGAAGGGGTCAATGAGGGCGTTGAAGAGGAAATAGCGAAGATTACCAATAAGATCATGCTTACCCTTGCTATTGCTACAAGCATTGATGCCATGGCGGCAGGCTTTAGTTTGATGCTTTTACCGCTTAATCCTTTGCTCGCCTGTGGTATCATCGGCTTGACAACATTTATCATCAGTTTTATCGGTGTTTATGTTGGAAAATTGACTGGAACATGGTTAGAGAGCAAAGCAGAAATTTTTGGTGGCGTTGTTTTAGTAGCAATAGGATTTAGAATTTTGTTTTTTTAG
- a CDS encoding helix-turn-helix domain-containing protein: MKTVETTIDHSFIEKFHYTVGKNVKKLRERKGYSQLALSQALGYKSVGLISQAEIYHKRQHFNLEHLFKIAYILECDIADFFQESVGE; encoded by the coding sequence TTGAAAACAGTAGAGACTACGATAGATCATTCTTTTATAGAAAAATTTCATTACACAGTTGGAAAAAATGTTAAAAAACTACGTGAACGCAAAGGTTATTCACAGTTAGCTCTTTCTCAAGCTTTAGGGTATAAATCGGTTGGTCTTATCTCCCAAGCTGAAATTTATCACAAAAGGCAACACTTTAACCTTGAGCATCTTTTCAAGATAGCCTATATTTTAGAGTGTGATATAGCAGATTTTTTTCAAGAAAGTGTTGGCGAATAG